TGGATACTTCAGAGACTGTACTGTGAGTGCAAGCCTGTTGGACGTACTTGAGATCATCGAGATATCCTGGTGTATTGAAATCTTCAACATTGGAAGGTAACACTTCTAATTTGTATCGAGGCCCGTAATATTCCATACTTCAGAAAACGGTCAGCGCAAGCCAATTGACACTAGCCGCATGTCCTACTATTGATTGCTTGGTAAATCTTCCGATAATTCTTGTCCACATGCGATTGCTGTTTCTCTAGTCCACGCCCTTGCCACATTTTTTCTAAAGCCCGTCACTTGCATTAAGTTTGCTGGGCTACGAGTACCAGGGTTTGCACTCACGTCGTATACCCCCCACCACCAAGTAACATCAATGGTACACTGAAAGTCCTCAAAAACCTTGCACATTCAGCATGCCCTTTTTGTTACATCAGCCGTTGAAACCTTCATTCACGCTGAAAAAGACCGACCTTTGTCCGACAGGTTCAACCTCCCTAACTTGTCTCCAGACATACTGTCTGCTCCACCTTGTAATACAATGACACTTGGACGGTAATGTTCCATGATCTCGGCAATAACCTGCGTAATATGGTAAACAGATTCGCTCCCCGATCCTCCGGAAATGCTACACTTGCAGGTTTAAAGATGCTGTGAAACCCCTGGTCTGTGATACCTTCTCTCAATGGAACATTGACGGCGTAGCCTTTACCCTTACCCAGGCCAGTATCCTAAGCCCCCCTGTATCAGCTTGGCGGACGCGCACGATGACGTTATTCACAAGCACCTTGAGTGTCCCAGTTCCTGGGAAGAAGTTTCCAaagagatgaaaagaaCAAGTCATAACTCTGTCTGTGGAGTAAAACGCTTCTTCAACTCCGTCGCCGTGATGCACGTCGATATCGATGTAGAGCACCCGCGAGTTAACTCTGGTAAATGTCAGGGACTGAGAACAGGAACTGTAAGAACCAACACACCGCAAAAGCTCGAGAATACCGAGGACAATATCATTGACGTAGCAAAACCCACTGGCTTCAGTCTTCTTGGCGTGATGTAGGCCACCTGCCCAGTTAATTGCGATATCGGCTGTACCCTCATTGAGCTTCTCAGCAGCACCTAAGGTGATATTTCATGAGTAAGAGAATATTAGTAAAAAGCAAAGGGAGCTCACCAATGGATCCGCCTGCAGAAATAGAGCTGAATTCGAATATACCTTCGACTGCCGGGCAATCGGATCCCGTCAAGCCTTTCGGATATTGAAGAATTGGGGTTTGTCAGACGCCGCTACCCATAAGACAGTTTCTTTACTTACCTCGTGACCCATTCCCGGTGAGAGCATCCACATTTTCAGGTAGTACACTTTCAAGCAGCTCAATGTACTCATCTGTGTGAAATCTCGTCATATCTGTTTTGGTTGCTCGACGAGGTCTCTACAGATGAATCCACCATCAGCTTTTTTACGCTTGGTTTCCAACCTAAGTCAGGCAAATCACCTGATAGACTATTAGAGTAAACTTACAAATATCTGCATCCATTTTCCCCTTGACCCTCGCAGCTCGGCGTTCACCCATCTCGCTTCATCATTCTCCATCCCCATCTGAGCATTCACCTTCCTTTTgccctcttcctccataGTTTCATAGTCGTCAGCCAATCCATAGTTAACTACAAGGTTATGCGTCATTCTAATTCGATGAGGCTTCATTGGATGGCCAAGGCCAAAATG
This DNA window, taken from Cryptococcus gattii WM276 chromosome C, complete sequence, encodes the following:
- a CDS encoding Histone deacetylase 1-1 (hd1), putative (Similar to TIGR gene model, INSD accession AAW42664.1) translates to MPSSVATYPPLDFSSVRSDGRRVAYYYDHDVGNYHFGLGHPMKPHRIRMTHNLVVNYGLADDYETMEEEGKRKVNAQMGMENDEARWVNAELRGSRGKWMQIFRPRRATKTDMTRFHTDEYIELLESVLPENVDALTGNGSRGLTGSDCPAVEGIFEFSSISAGGSIGAAEKLNEGTADIAINWAGGLHHAKKTEASGFCYVNDIVLGILELLRVNSRVLYIDIDVHHGDGVEEAFYSTDRVMTCSFHLFGNFFPGTGTLKDTGLGKGKGYAVNVPLREGITDQGFHSIFKPVIAEIMEHYRPSVIVLQGGADSMSGDKLGRLNLSDKGHAECARFLRTFSVPLMLLGGGGYTTKNVARAWTRETAIACGQELSEDLPSNQYMEYYGPRYKLEVLPSNVEDFNTPGYLDDLKRQISKHLKNLPFAPSAQMRQVTGRNVSQAVGLSNEWETDDPEDQIDQRLKILFASKNLNGTYTQESDTLLNDLTTASRIRRQGGFKTLPRSSIVFDRGRKRYLEEDVGMEEDPCCHLPAMTGKGKNRKSIAMSDSLTPPTSAPEWRSHFTVHEMRKRPYLVETLQQLSPGIEDECDRNRRMTEGSQLHMIGQLRRKRSFFLT